The genomic DNA taaataaataaaaaattaaaaaaaaaacatatattcactATATTCCACAGATTCACTAGGATCTGCTCTGCCTATTATTCCACAACTCCTCATAGTGTGGCATTGGTGCATTTTGACTGCTCAATTCTTATTGCttctgattcttttcaaattcattcaCATGGCCTCGTGAGGTCTTCTACCATTCCTCAGAATAGGAGATGTAGTCGATAAACTCAAAAATCAGAAGGAGTTATAATTTGAGGTGTAGACTCCTGAGTCACAACTATGTCATATTGGAAAGCACTGATACTTGGGCTTCTAAGGGACATTGAAGGTTATCTGATACAGTCCCAATCACATTCTGGAATCCTCATTCTGTCATGTCACAAAAATAATCCTTCAATGCTGGAAGCATCACACCCCGCCCATGGACACACAGACCACCCACCATAGAGATCTAGGGTATCCTTGGGAAGTCCAATCTGAAAAGTCTGACTGAATCTGGCTTGAAACCTATAGGAATGAGCATGAAGGCATTTTGGTGAAAACCATGTCCTATGATGACCTGAGAACCCTTCCCTTCTTGAACATTCTCCTGGTCCTTCTCACACTCTTGAGTGTCCACTCTCCTCCCTGTTGTGTCTCACGTCCCCCTCTGTGTTTTCCTCTTACGCCCACTTTTATTGCCTCCAGTCCTCACCTACCTGGTAGGCTAGTTCTTCTGGCCACTAGAGACCATTATAACTCTCTGAGCAGGAAGGATCAGTTCATAAGTCTTCCCTCAGTCCTTTGAGATATGAGGCCCCAGGATAAATGCAGGACAGTGTATGTAACCCTGTCAGTGCCACTGACACTGTTTGTCAGTTTGGGATCTTTCCACCATTTAGGCTACATCCGGGTGTAGCAGTTTGGGAATACAGGGCCGAGAAGGCTATTGAGATTTTCTAATGCTTATTGCCTCAATGTGTGGAACCAATGAGTTAGTGCAAAGTGATATGAAATATTactttgtatccagaatatgaTAGGGCAGTAAAGATTTTGAACATGGTGTATCTAAAGAGGGTAACTTATAAAGGTTTAATTTGTGTTACTTTCACTgaattttgctgtaaacctaaagcttctataaataataaaatgtattttaaaaaacacataattaGCAGTAAAACCAATGTCCTCACTCAGATCTGATTGGCTGTGGTAGTACATTTTCTACTGTGCCATAGATTTCTTCCTAATGAAACAGAATTATATgtttaatttgaataaaattaaaagcttttactCAAGTATTCATATGTATGGGATTTGCTATATGATCAACGCAGGGATGGTGAATGAGGGAAAATATTGAAGTGCCAATATCCAGAGTGAAATGTATGAAAATCTAAATATCTTCCATTGGGAAGTCTTAGGTTTGGAGTACATAATAAGAAATAGTGCATTTGTAAGACAATAAATAGAGTGAGGCATGGTATGATAGACATTTTCACTACAGAATAATTCCCctcacctttttttaaatttttaagtattttaatttttttttaaagattttagccTGAACAGTTTAGGGACTGCCAAATTACAGGGCGAGGGTTTGAGATTGAAATAGCAGAATTTGTGAGGCTATGCTGCTTGCTGGGGAATGAGGAGAAGGAGATCCATTTGTACCAACATGAATTTCATTCAGCATGATGACAAGGATGTGTCAGGTAAGGAATAGCTCCTTATGTCGCTCCTGACTCTCCACTTGTGACACAATTCGTATTTACTTCTGACCTCAGCAGGCAAGAATTGCAACACTGTGAGCAATCCACACCCTGAGAGCATCCTTCACTTCCTTACATGCATCCAATGAGTCAAACAACTTTACGacttttctctccattccctctCTAGGAAAATTCATCCAAACTTCCCATCATCACCCTTCCTGTGCTCTGCACACTGCTGTATTGGCTGATCCCTCCCTCCCCATATTGTGATTTGCTTTCTATGCTTGTCCCATTTCTTAACACCATAGAACCTTTGAAAGTCATACTGGTACCATAACAAACAACCTGGCCCACACACACTGTCTTCTTTTTAGGAGCACACTTGACACTGTTTCTCAGACACTCTTTTTACTCTACCCATTAATGCCTGAGACGGGAGAATTCTCATCTCCTGAGACCTCAACCACCAGCCAATGCCAGGTTCTTGACTTCACTGGAGAAAGAATTTAAAGACAAGAATAAGTCAGAATAAAGTACAGCAGAAGAAGCTTTGCTGCAAAGCAAAAGTGGGTGCTCCAGATTAGGAGGTGTGGGTAAACTCAGAAAATCAAGGGGTGCTGGGTGTATGCTGGGCTCTTGATGCTTATGGGTGGTTATAATTTGGGTGCAAAATATTTCTGTGGGGTTCGGTGACTAGAAGTGGATTTCTAGGAACTCTGCATAATGTTATTCATGCTCTATGGTAGACACTATGTGcagtctaatttttttcttgcagatACTGCATATTTAGAGAAGACAAACTAGGAGTCCTCAGGCATCCCCAGTAAAGGGGTCATTCTCAGTCATTTGAAAGGTAACTGGCTTCTTGTACACGTGCATGCTGCAGTTAAGCAACAGCAGCAGGATGCTTGTGGTCATGAGAAACCATGGAGCTATCACAGGTTTGCTTAATTGCCACAAACTGCCAGGTGTCAAACAGCTCCCCATTTTTTGTTACTCTTGCAAACATCCAAGTACTTCCCTATTCTGCCTACCTCATCCCTATTATAGACTCGAAAATTATAGAGTCTTGTGATCAGAAAAAATAACCCTTAAATCAGTGGCCACTGAAACATATCGGAATGTGTATAGAAGACTGGGCATTAATATTATGTTGCAGTGGTCCACTTACTCTGTCGTTGAAGTTTCATGACCAGAATTTCTGCTTACTGTGGTCATAGGCCTTCAAGTTCCCTGGGCATGAATATTCTCTTTCGAACATGAAAGCAGCTGGATGTGTGTGGGTCAAGGAGCTAGGGAGTGTCTAGAGAATAACATTTCTGAATCATGATAAATATTGGGACACTAGAATACAGGGAAACCATATTATTGGGAAATTATGTAATAAGGTGTCATTCCTAAATGTTTACTCTGAATAAGCTATTTTTCTGAGAACATTTCATGTATTAACCCACACAAATTTTAACTCCAATCAATGTAGATTTAAGTAACTTATGTAAGGATGGACAGCTGTCAAGTGATAGATCCACACACTGACTCCAGAGACTACATTCTTAAAGGTTTGATAAATTGTTCCAATGATACAATAGTTTATTTGCATTTGTGTATGAGAGAGGATGGATGGGGATTATTCGGTACATGCATCATTAATTTGATTATGGATGCTggctgaaaattttcttttaaaaaatgccacagggcagccccggtggtccagtggtttagcgctgccttccacccagggtgtgatcctggagacccaggatcgagtcccacatggggctccctgcattgagcctgcttctccctctgcctatgtctctgcctctctctttctctctctctctctctctctcttcctccctaataaataaattaaaaatcttaaaaaaaaattccacaaaggAGCTGGTCCACATCTGAGACTTTTTCTTCCTAACTAACCCTTTCCTAGTGCATTTACTCACAATATATGAGCTTTTACCTCAGTTCATATTGTTCCTTAGAAGAGACCATGTCTTTTCATACATTTGCTGTCATTCCagtgaatgaagaaaaagaagcaaaaagaaagtaAGGGGGTGTTATTATTTTTCCAGTAAATAATTTCAACAGAAATTTGAGACAAGCAGTGAATTGTCATCAATTTATTAGAGCCCACAGTTATCTCCAAAATACTGTAGTGCAGTTTCCTGATTATAATATTAAATCTTTCAGACATAACCAGGGATCAGTCTCCAATAGAATTGAATTCTGTCAACATTTTGCTCCTTATTTAACTACagaatggagaaaagggaacagagGAAACTCACATCTTCTttccaagaataataaaataaatggccCATAATATCTTCTGGTTAAATCTACATCTTCTATCTCTTTatagtaaatacataaattagtACAAACAAACATGTATTGAACATCCATGAAGGCTATGTGAGTTGCATCGCAGGCATTAtcccttttaattctttttttattttttattttattttttaatttaattccaggagagttaacatacagtattatattagtttcaggtgtgcaatatagtgattcaagaaCTCTATACATTATTAAGTACTTATcttgataagtatactcttacttaatctccttcacctatttctccatcccccaacccactCCCCCTCTAGTAATAATCAATTTAATCTCTGTAGTTAAGagcctgtgttttgttttgctcctctccccttttgtttcttaaattccacacaagtgaaaacatatggtaattttctttctccaaatgaGTCATTTTACTTAGCTTATGTTCTCTATATCCATTCAGGTTGTTGCAAATGccaatatatcatttttttggctggtattattcatatatatatatattcttcatatcttctttatttattaatctatcaatggacacttgagctccTTCCATAATTGGGCTATTgtacataatgattcaataaacataaaggtgtatatatttttttgaattagtgtttttgtattctttgtgtaaatacctagtagtggaattactggatcatattgtaattctatttttatatttttttaggaacctccatactgtttgccaTTTCCCATTTAATACTTAAGGAATTTCATGGGTATGTAATCATACCATGACACAGTTAAGAAAGCAAGCTAAAAATGTTCATTTGCCTAAAACTATTTCAGTATGAATTAATTATACTGCAATTTGAACCCAAGAATAATTACAAATTTGTAATCTTTACATTAACATGTAAACTAAGAAGTCATATAATTACCTATTGTTAAGTCAGTAGTAACtaagctattagtagttaagtttcagAAGAGTCAACTTAAAAGATGAGTACTCCACAGGgttttgtaaatgtaaaatgaCATACTGCATTTAACACTGCTGTGAGCAGCATGAAACATTGTTCAAATATCATAGATTTCTAAAGTTTGTTCAGAATATGGGACTCCTACATCTACTCTCTCACCAATTCCTTCCCTGGCCTTCCTCTAATGGACTGAACTAAGCAGAGACACCCATTCATGAAGCTGCAGTCTAGTCCCAAGGTATAACAGGGTAGAGATGTGCTGTTTGCAAAACAGGGGCAATTGTGCAATCTTAGGATCCATAGACCCTTTATTGTACTAAAGGCTTTAACCAGTTGGAACCCATCCACTCCTGCCATGTATCTAAGCTCAGCCAGCCATCAGAGATACAAAGTTTCCTTGAATTTGTCCACCTGAGTCTCCCTTAGGCATCCTCTGTTCCTGCGGAAATCCCCACTGTCTCATCCTGAGAACATTCATCCCTCAGGCCCATATGTTCCTACTTAAGTAGCATTAGTGGCTATGGTTCCCACAAGCTTCCAGGAACCCTATATAACCAGGAAAACTTTAAAGCTTCTTTTGCCTCAGATAGATAAACTGGCAACTTCCTATGCCCTTTAGAAAACACTATCTCCAACTGAAGCACTCTATGAGCGAGAAAGCAAAGCAACAGAAGTTCATTATCATGGGGAAATAGAAGTGGCTATAGACTCAAGTAAGTCTGTTATGGGGGAGGAGGGCTAGGCTTGgaggaaaaacaatttttcaaTGGAAAAGAGGGAATAAAATGTAGGGTAAAGAAGAGATTGTAGGAAAGTGGaaataagaatttagaaaaagtgaaaagagTGGATTTTGTTGGAAAAATGCATAACGTGGCACAGTAATGCAAGATATGTTTAAGTATTTTAGATAAGTGGACAGAATATTTGAACAGAATTATGAGAAGGAAACTTGGATTATTATACAAACAGAGGGAAACAATGTTTGTAGTTTGGTGAACAAGGGTAACAATAATATGTTTTGAGGTCAGAAATAGTAAAGCTTTCTGAGAGGCACTCTGGGGGATTTGAGCACAAAGGTAAAGAGGAAGAGGAGTAGGGGTAAAATCACATGTGTAAATCCACCTCCTTTTCCCCATATACTGGAAAGAAGGATCTTATTAGTAATGACAATAGCTTTCCTTTCATCCTGAGATCAGTAGGCAGTAGTTAACACATTTTAAACACAGGAATGATTTACCTTGCCTgtgtctttcaaaattttttgcTATAAGAAAAATTGACTTAAAGGAATGACACACAAAAAAGTAAGAATCAGATGAGTTAAATGGCTTGTAAAACAGTTTAGAAGAGAAATCATGACAGAGATAAAGAGCAGAAGTGAATTAGTTAAATACTTTGGGTATAGAAGTAAGAGGACACATCATTGAGTGAATAGGAGTAAAAGGTTTGAATAATCAAGCATAATGCCTAGGTTTTGCATATTATTAACTACACAGCATGAGTTACATTTACTAAAATGGAACTATTAAGGCAATTATCAAGAATTCTTTCATGGCCATGTGATCTCTGCCTTTTAGACACACAAGCAGAGATATCTAGTATACTGTTTTCTATATCCCCACTCTTGGAGATTCTCATAGGTCTCCCCACTTAACTCTTTTCTCTGCCCAACAAAACCTTTCTTTCAAGACCTGCCTCCCTCAATTTTCTTCTAGACCTACCTTTTGGGTAAAATAGTAAAGAAAGGTAAGAAAACAACACATGCTCAGGTGTTGGAGGTGTTTGCAAGAAAGGACAAGGGTATTAGGGAAGCCTCGTAAACATGTTCTGCACTCTGAGTGGGAAGGGCTCTTTGTGAATTATATCCATCACTCTAATTCCTAGTGTGTGACTAAAGGTCATCATAGTACAGAATTGAGACAACTCTCTGAAATAGTTAAAATGCTTCAGTAGCAGTTACAGAACCTTTAGAAGCAGGGGCTTAGATTCTAATTCTAATGattatttatatctatctatcatctatctatctatcatctatctatttatcatctatttttaagaggaagaaaatctgaGCAGGAGGTCAgggcaaagggagacagagagaaaatcttttttttaagatgtctttatatatatatatataaatttaatttttgttggtgttcaatttgctaacacatagaataacacccagtgctcatcccatcatgcgcccccctcagtgcctgccacccagccacccccatcccctgcccacctccccctccaccacccccagtccatctcccagagttaggagtccctaccatgttctgtctccctccttgatatttccccactcattttttcttctttcccctttattccctttcactatttttttatattccccaaatgaatgagaccatataatgtttgtccttctccaactgacttatttcactcagcataataccctccagctccatccacgtcaaggcaaatggtgggtatttgtcatttctaatggctgagtaatattccattgtatacataaaccaaaatcgtaagcaggcttcatgctagGCATGGAGTGGGGCTCCATATCACAGCCCTGatatcatgacatgagccaaaattaagagtcaggaacttaactgactgagccattgaGGTGGCCCTAATTCTAATGATTCTTGTGTTTGCTTTGTAACATTTCTGAACCTCAGGCTACTTATGTGTATCACAGTCTCTGTTgatatcatataaatatttagTGGTTcaaacataatacatatataaataatttaaggaGTCTAAAAGTATTCTTGAATATTGGGATATGATTATAATTCATGAATCAATTTAAGGAATTATATAATGATATGTCTTTCCTTTACGTAGAGATCTCCATTCATAGCCAAATTACTCAGGTGAAAGAATCATTGCATTATGAAGAATAGGTATAGGTGGTTAAGCCACCAGGGCTTTAGTAACACACATATCCTGTGTTGTGACAGAAAGTATAGATGGGTAAGATATTGAACCAGTGAAGTATCTGAAGGAACTgaatttattgtttgttttaactttgcTTTGGCACTAGGAACTGCATGTGGTGATAGACCAGAGCTCAAATGTTGACCAAGCTAGTCACATGGCCATAGTAAGCAGACTGGGGAAGCAGCCACTATTCTGGGAAATCACCATCTACGTGAGCAGAGCCCTGAAACTGATATTTATGAAAGCTATTCTTGTGCCTGTGTGACTTCAGAAAAACCACTTCAGTCTCTaagcctcagtctccttatctaTAACATGCCTCTCTTTTGATGTCATTGgagatattttacaaatatctaatattttacaaatattatcattaaaatgtaaaaattcaaacTGAAAGAGGACTGGGATTGGCACTTTCATACATTATTTAGTGTAATTATCTGTACCATACTATGAGATAGGGTTTTTTCACTTTGTAACTGAAATACATTAAAACTGAacgagcagggatccctgggtggcgcagcagtttggcgcctgcctttggccccacggcgcgatcctggagtcccgggatcgaatcccacgtcgggctcccggtgcatggagcctgcttctccctctgcctatgactctgcctctctctctctctgtgactatcattaaaaaaaaaaaaaagaaagaaagaaggaaaatttaaaaaaaaaaaaactgaacgagcaaagaagcaaaaacaagaaaattaggAGAATGGCACCAGATTGCTGCAATTATAATGGACCACTGAATCACAGTGTGGGGATGTGGGGGATACTAACTTCATTCTAAGACCATAAAGACAGTGAGACTGTGATTGCTGGTATTTTTCTTGATTCTGTCAGAAATGGCCTAAGGCCATGTCCACATACAGGAGCATTGGAAAAACagttgcggggatccctgggtggcgcagcggtttagcgcctgcctttggcccagggcacgatcctggagacccgggatcgaatcccacgtcgggctcccggtgcatggagcctgcttctccctctgcctgtgtctctgcctctctctctctctgtgactatcataaataaaaaaaaattaaaaaagaaaaacagttgcGATTTCCAATCACACCAAAAGAGAGTGTCCAGGATCAGCAAGGCTGATTGGCTCACAAATCCACTGCATCAGAggaaaaaatgttaacaattccCTTAAGTAAAACTCTGGCCTGACTGCAGTACAAGTACACAAGAACTTGGTGGAGAATATGAAATGGAAAGCAAACCCCAAATACCCATGACTGACTAAATGAGGTAAATGTTATTTACCTTCAGATCCTTGTGGGATTCTGGTTCCCATTTAAACCAGTTTGAAGGcttatttatttccctctctaATTGGTAACCACACTCACTACATATACAATGTTTTTGAAGTCAtatccattcatattttatgaaatatccattcatattttatgAAAGGATTCAATTagtcttgtgggtttttttccattGGAGATAGCTAACTCTATGTATTTATTGTCTAAGCTTTTTCTGACATTCCTTCTAGAATGTTTCCATCAAGTGTCCATGtcagaggaaaataaatgctTAACATGGGTAGGTCAGGGGCTTGGGAAATACCCTTACTTAatgtcatacacaaaaataaatggcaaGTAAACAATGAATCTAAAAGTAAATAGAAACAAACCAACCTATCAAAATATTAGTAGAAAAGATAGGAGAATGTATTATAAAtttagaggaaggaagagaatccTGTGAATGACTCAAAATCCAGAATCAATAGAATAAatgattgattaaaaaaatacaaaataaccaTAATCCACTTAAAAGGTTAAAAAGTAATACATTAAAAGAAGGTGGTGTGTGTGGctaatttttcaaaatcatttttccaAACTGTATAATGTCTCTACAAAGCaataagaattaagaaaacaCCTAACTTAGAAATGTAAGTTGCTGTTTTCTCaatattgtgtatttttcttccttctaggaGCCTACATTTTTACCGTAGGAAAATGGCTACATGGGACAGACTCATGACAGGCTCTAACTCCAGTACTGAACagtctgttttgttttacctCACTGGGATTCCTGGCTATGAGAATATAAATCACCTTATTTCCATCCCTTTTTGCATGTGCTACCTGATTGGAGTAGTGGGCAACTGCACAATCCTTTACATCATCCGCACAGACAAGAGTCTCCACAAGCCCATGTACTACTTCCTGGCCATGCTGTCCCTTACGGACATGGGCATGTCCTTTTCTACCCTGCCCACGGTATTAAAAATCTTCTGGTTTGATGCCAGGGAGATTGAGGTGAATGCTTGTGTGGCccaaatgtattttattcataCTTTTTCTCTGATGGAGTCAGCTGTGCTTCTAGCCATGGCTTTTGACCGGTATGTTGCCATTTGCCATCCTTTGAGGTATTCCAGCAAACTCACCCCACAACGCATTATCTATATAGGGGTCTTCATTATATTCAGATGCTCCATTGTCCTCCCTGTTGTTCTTGTTCGTATTCCTACATTTTCCTTCTGTCATTCCCATATCCTCTACCACTCTTTCTGCTTGCATCAAGAAGTCATCCATTTGGCCTGTGCTGATATCTCATTCAACATTTTATATGGCTTGTTTGTCATTGCATTTTATTGGGGTGTAGATTCTCTAGGAATTTTGTTATCTTATGCTTTCATCTTCCATTCTGTCCTAGGCATTGCATCCCAGGGAGGGAAGCTCAAAGCTCTCAACACATGTGCTTCCCACATTTGTGCTGTGCTCATTCTATATGTGCCCATGATAGGGCTATCCTTGGTGCATCGTTTCGCAAAACACTCCTCTCCCATTGTCCATATAACCATGGCTAATATTTACCTGCTAATTCCACCAGTACTTAATCCAATTATTTATAGCATCAAGACAAAGCAGATTCGTCAAGGTTTTCTAAGGATATTAGCACCCAAAAAGGTTGGGTTTTCTCACACTTGGAAGGGATAAGATTCTCTCTAATTTTGACCTTTGCATCCATGACCTTCATTCTGAAGATAACCAGTTTAGAATTTCTTGGACACATTTGGTGCATATTGAGTATGTTATAGttaataaattttacatttatctataagaaaaatattgtaatttCTTCTATCATTACTTTCTAGCTTTAAAGTATCTCAAAATCCTGGTACAAAGAGCTTTAGAAAGAGGAAATTCATTTTACCCAAAACATCTATGGAGATTTTTTTTGCTCAGGTTTCAAAAGAAGCCAAATTTTCCATGTTAAAAATAAGACTTACAGAAGTTAGCTATACAAAGTTGACAGAGGTAATATATAGCAGACTGGGCACCAGCAACTAGGTACATTTTCTTTCCAATGAAGCAAAGTAGACCTTATTCTCACAGACTTTGAGCCAAATCATAATAAAATAGCTGTTTCAGTTTAGatatagaataaataataagattgcatttctttgtttcctttacttCTGTTGGAATCAGTATCCGAAAAAGCTTGGGTGATGAATGCATTGGGTTAATTTTCACCAGACTAATCAACACTTCACACTCACAGGGCTGTATACTTACCCTGAAAggcagtaaaaaatatataaatataccccTGGTCAGTGTACACTCCTATGAGGAAAAATGTCTTAAGAACTTTAAACAaaataggaag from Canis aureus isolate CA01 chromosome 23, VMU_Caureus_v.1.0, whole genome shotgun sequence includes the following:
- the LOC144295161 gene encoding olfactory receptor 51G2-like; amino-acid sequence: MTGSNSSTEQSVLFYLTGIPGYENINHLISIPFCMCYLIGVVGNCTILYIIRTDKSLHKPMYYFLAMLSLTDMGMSFSTLPTVLKIFWFDAREIEVNACVAQMYFIHTFSLMESAVLLAMAFDRYVAICHPLRYSSKLTPQRIIYIGVFIIFRCSIVLPVVLVRIPTFSFCHSHILYHSFCLHQEVIHLACADISFNILYGLFVIAFYWGVDSLGILLSYAFIFHSVLGIASQGGKLKALNTCASHICAVLILYVPMIGLSLVHRFAKHSSPIVHITMANIYLLIPPVLNPIIYSIKTKQIRQGFLRILAPKKVGFSHTWKG